Genomic DNA from candidate division WOR-3 bacterium:
TGTTTTGCATTTCTTTTAATTTCCTCAGCAGCGAGGTAAGATGGATACCGAGAATTTTTGCTGCCTTTGATTTGTTTCCATTGGTGAATTTCAGAACTTCCTTTATGTATTCTTTTTCTAACTCTTCAAGTGTAACATATTTGTTGCGCAGGGTTGTTTCTTTTATTGAGGAAATTTCAGTTAATAGCGAACTACCTTTTAATTCATTTGGTATATGCTCTAATTTTATCTCTTCGGCAGGATGCAAAGCCATAATTCTTTCTACCACATTGCGGAGTTCTCTAACATTTCCGGGCCAGTCGTATTCTATAAATGCCTTTGCTGCGGACTCAGATATGCCTTTATAAGAACGATGTAATTCCTGATTGAATTCCCTGATAAAGTTTAGTACTAAAGGAACAATATCGTCTTTTCTCTCCCGCAGTGATGGTATATGAATGGGAACAACATTCAGGCGGTAAAATAGGTCTTCACGAAAGTTCTTTCTTTCAATTTCTTTTTTCAGGTCTTTATTTGTTGCCGCAATTATTCTGATATCTACTTTTATAGGAGTCGTTCCGCCGAGTCTTACGAAGGTTTGTTCTTCAAGGACTTTTAAAATCTTTGCCTGGATAGAAAAAGGCATATCTGCAATCTCATCAAGGAAGACTGTTCCTTTGTCTGCCTTTTCTAAGATGCCCATTTTCCTCCGTTTTGCATCTGTGAATGCCCCTGGTTCATAACCGAATAGTTCGCTTTCCAATAAATTTTCCGGTATTGCAGCACAGTTGATTTCAATAAATTCTTTTTCTGCCCTCGGGCTATTGTAATGGATTGCCCTTGCCAGCAATTCCTTTCCCACACCACTTTCGCCGGTGATCAAGACCGTAGTTTTATCAAGCATTGCCACCCGTTCGGCAGTTCTTAAAACTTCAGCCATTTTTCTACTTTGCGCCACGATTCTATTAAAATAATATTTGCCTTTTTCGGTTTCAATAGATTCAGAAATTCTCAAGCGTAGCCTTTGTAATTCAAGGGCTCTTTTTATATTTGATTTTAGGTCGTTGATCCGGAAGGGTTTTAGCAGATAATCATAGGCACCCAATTTCATTGATTGGACTGCCTTTTCAAGTATCTCATAGGCAGTTATCATTATTACAATTGTATTTTCATCTATTTCTTTTATTCTCTTCAAAACTTCAATGCCATCAATCCCCGGCAACATTAGGTCTACAAGCACCAAATTGGGAAAATGTTCTTGAAATATTTTTAGACCTGTCTCGCCTGTGTCCGCAAGAAATATTTCATAACCGTCTTTCTCAAGTGCCCTTTTGAGATTATTAAGTGTCAAAACTTCATCATCAATGATGAGAATTGATTCACTCATCAATTACCTCACTTGTTATCTTCCCTTCCTGTCTGATTGGTAGTATTATCTTCACTTCAGTGCC
This window encodes:
- a CDS encoding sigma-54 dependent transcriptional regulator, whose translation is MSESILIIDDEVLTLNNLKRALEKDGYEIFLADTGETGLKIFQEHFPNLVLVDLMLPGIDGIEVLKRIKEIDENTIVIMITAYEILEKAVQSMKLGAYDYLLKPFRINDLKSNIKRALELQRLRLRISESIETEKGKYYFNRIVAQSRKMAEVLRTAERVAMLDKTTVLITGESGVGKELLARAIHYNSPRAEKEFIEINCAAIPENLLESELFGYEPGAFTDAKRRKMGILEKADKGTVFLDEIADMPFSIQAKILKVLEEQTFVRLGGTTPIKVDIRIIAATNKDLKKEIERKNFREDLFYRLNVVPIHIPSLRERKDDIVPLVLNFIREFNQELHRSYKGISESAAKAFIEYDWPGNVRELRNVVERIMALHPAEEIKLEHIPNELKGSSLLTEISSIKETTLRNKYVTLEELEKEYIKEVLKFTNGNKSKAAKILGIHLTSLLRKLKEMQNKG